The following coding sequences lie in one Cronobacter universalis NCTC 9529 genomic window:
- a CDS encoding NAD(P)H-dependent oxidoreductase yields the protein MSNILIINGAKQFAHSKGQLNDTLTEVAESYLRDVGHDVKVTRADGEYDAKEEVQKYLWADVIIYQMPGWWMGAPWTVKKYIDDVFTEGHGALYASDGRTRSDASKKYGSGGLIQGKKYMLSLTWNAPLEAFTEKDQFFHGVGVDGVYLPFHKANEFLGLTALPTYIANDVIKMPDVARHIAEYREHLAKIFA from the coding sequence ATGAGCAACATACTTATCATTAATGGCGCGAAACAGTTTGCGCATTCCAAAGGCCAGCTTAACGACACCCTGACTGAGGTCGCGGAGAGCTACCTGCGCGACGTTGGGCACGATGTTAAGGTCACCCGCGCAGACGGCGAATATGACGCCAAAGAAGAGGTGCAGAAATACCTCTGGGCCGACGTCATTATTTACCAGATGCCGGGCTGGTGGATGGGCGCGCCCTGGACCGTCAAAAAGTATATCGACGATGTCTTTACCGAAGGCCACGGCGCGCTGTACGCCAGCGATGGCCGCACCCGCTCCGACGCCTCGAAAAAGTATGGCTCCGGCGGCCTGATTCAGGGCAAAAAATATATGCTGTCGCTCACCTGGAACGCGCCGCTGGAAGCGTTCACCGAGAAAGATCAGTTCTTCCACGGCGTGGGCGTGGACGGCGTGTACCTGCCGTTCCATAAGGCGAACGAGTTCCTGGGCCTGACCGCGCTGCCGACGTATATCGCCAACGACGTGATTAAAATGCCGGACGTGGCGCGCCACATTGCAGAATATCGCGAGCATCTGGCGAAAATTTTTGCTTAA
- a CDS encoding putative quinol monooxygenase yields the protein MLTVIAEIRTRPGAHHRQAVLEEFKKIIPVVLAEAGCHGYAPMVDSATGLDFQTSAPDSIVMVELWASAEHLKAHLETPHMLGFRDAVKGDVLDTTIRILESGV from the coding sequence ATGCTGACAGTTATAGCAGAAATTCGTACCCGTCCTGGCGCGCACCACCGTCAGGCGGTGCTGGAAGAGTTCAAGAAGATCATTCCCGTTGTGCTCGCGGAAGCGGGCTGCCACGGCTATGCGCCGATGGTGGACAGCGCCACCGGCCTCGATTTTCAGACCAGCGCGCCGGATTCCATCGTGATGGTGGAGCTGTGGGCGAGCGCGGAACACTTAAAAGCGCACCTGGAAACGCCGCATATGCTGGGCTTCCGTGACGCGGTAAAAGGCGATGTGCTGGATACCACCATTCGCATTCTGGAAAGCGGCGTCTGA
- the katG gene encoding catalase/peroxidase HPI, with amino-acid sequence MSTPSEQHNTLSAGKCPFHQGNSNQSAGGGTASRDWWPNQLRVELLAQHSNRTNPLGEDFNYRKAFSELDYAALKGDLKALLTDSQPWWPADWGSYTGLFIRMAWHSAGTYRSADGRGGAGRGQQRFAPLNSWPDNVSLDKARRLLWPVKQKYGQKISWADLFILAGNVALENSGFRTFGFGAGREDVWEPDMDVNWGDEKNWLEHRHPESLAQAPLGATEMGLIYVNPEGPNHSGDPASAAPAIRATFGNMGMNDEETVALIAGGHTLGKTHGAAAANHVGVDPEAAPIEAQGLGWHSSFGSGAGADAITSGLEVTWTQTPTQWSNYFFENLFKYEWVQTRSPAGAIQFEAVDAPEIIPDPFDPSKKRKPTMLVTDLTLRFDPEFEKISRRFLNDPQAFNEAFARAWYKLTHRDMGPKARYIGPEVPKEDLIWQDPLPAAIYQPTQADIESLKAEIASAGLSVSELVSVAWASASTFRGGDKRGGANGARLALAPQRDWEVNASAARGLATLEAIQRAANKASLADIIVLAGVVGVEQAAKAAGVEITAPFSPGRVDARQDQTDVALFEFLKPKADGFRNYRGVRSGTPTESLLIDKAQQLTLTAPELTVLVGGMRALGANYDASAHGVFTDRVGVLSTDFFVNLLDMRYAWKATDATAEVFEGRDRESGEVKYTATRADLVFGSNAILRSVAEVYASDDAREKFVKDFVAAWTKVMNLDRFDLQ; translated from the coding sequence ATGAGCACGCCATCTGAACAACACAATACGTTATCTGCGGGCAAATGCCCCTTCCATCAGGGCAACAGCAACCAAAGCGCGGGCGGCGGCACGGCCAGCCGCGACTGGTGGCCGAATCAGCTGCGCGTGGAGCTGCTCGCCCAGCACTCAAACCGCACCAACCCGCTGGGTGAAGATTTCAACTACCGTAAGGCGTTCAGCGAGCTGGATTACGCGGCGCTGAAAGGCGACCTGAAAGCGCTGTTAACCGATTCCCAGCCGTGGTGGCCTGCCGACTGGGGCAGCTACACCGGCCTTTTCATCCGCATGGCGTGGCACAGCGCGGGCACCTACCGCTCCGCTGACGGGCGCGGCGGCGCCGGTCGCGGGCAGCAGCGTTTCGCGCCGTTAAACTCCTGGCCGGATAACGTAAGCCTTGATAAAGCGCGTCGCCTGCTGTGGCCGGTGAAACAGAAATATGGCCAGAAAATCTCCTGGGCCGACCTGTTTATCCTTGCCGGCAACGTGGCGCTGGAAAACTCCGGGTTCCGCACCTTTGGTTTCGGCGCCGGGCGTGAAGACGTCTGGGAGCCGGATATGGACGTGAACTGGGGCGATGAGAAGAACTGGCTTGAGCATCGCCACCCGGAATCGCTGGCGCAGGCGCCGCTCGGCGCGACCGAAATGGGCCTTATCTACGTTAACCCGGAAGGACCGAACCACAGCGGCGATCCGGCCTCCGCCGCGCCCGCCATTCGCGCGACCTTCGGCAACATGGGCATGAACGATGAAGAGACCGTGGCGCTGATCGCAGGCGGCCATACGCTCGGCAAAACCCACGGGGCTGCGGCGGCGAACCACGTCGGCGTCGATCCCGAAGCCGCGCCTATTGAAGCGCAGGGCCTCGGCTGGCACAGCAGCTTTGGCAGCGGCGCGGGGGCGGATGCCATCACCTCCGGCCTGGAAGTGACCTGGACGCAGACGCCGACCCAGTGGAGCAACTACTTCTTCGAGAACCTGTTCAAATATGAATGGGTGCAGACCCGCAGCCCGGCAGGAGCCATTCAGTTTGAAGCGGTCGACGCGCCGGAGATCATTCCTGACCCGTTCGATCCGTCGAAAAAACGTAAGCCGACCATGCTGGTGACCGATCTCACGCTGCGTTTCGACCCGGAATTCGAGAAAATTTCGCGTCGTTTCCTTAACGATCCGCAGGCGTTCAATGAAGCCTTCGCCCGCGCCTGGTACAAGCTGACGCACCGCGATATGGGGCCGAAAGCGCGCTATATCGGCCCGGAAGTGCCGAAAGAAGATCTGATCTGGCAGGACCCGTTGCCGGCGGCGATTTATCAGCCGACGCAGGCGGATATCGAGAGCCTGAAAGCGGAGATCGCCAGCGCCGGTTTATCGGTAAGCGAACTGGTCTCCGTCGCCTGGGCGTCGGCCTCCACCTTCCGCGGCGGCGATAAACGCGGCGGCGCTAACGGCGCGCGTCTGGCGCTCGCTCCGCAGCGCGACTGGGAAGTGAACGCCTCTGCCGCCCGCGGGCTGGCGACGCTCGAAGCTATCCAGCGCGCCGCGAACAAAGCGTCGCTCGCCGACATCATCGTGCTGGCAGGCGTGGTGGGCGTTGAGCAGGCCGCAAAAGCCGCGGGCGTTGAGATTACCGCGCCGTTCTCGCCGGGCCGCGTCGATGCGCGTCAGGATCAGACCGACGTGGCGCTGTTTGAGTTCCTGAAACCGAAAGCTGACGGTTTCCGTAACTATCGCGGCGTGCGCAGCGGCACCCCGACCGAGTCGCTGCTTATCGATAAAGCGCAGCAGCTGACGCTGACCGCGCCGGAACTGACCGTACTGGTGGGCGGGATGCGCGCGCTCGGCGCGAACTACGACGCCAGCGCGCACGGCGTCTTTACGGACCGCGTGGGCGTGCTCAGCACCGATTTCTTCGTCAATCTGCTGGATATGCGTTACGCGTGGAAAGCGACCGACGCCACGGCTGAAGTGTTTGAAGGGCGCGACCGCGAGAGCGGGGAAGTGAAATACACGGCGACCCGCGCGGATCTGGTGTTTGGCTCTAACGCGATTCTGCGTTCTGTCGCGGAAGTCTATGCAAGCGACGATGCCCGCGAGAAATTCGTGAAAGATTTCGTGGCGGCCTGGACCAAAGTGATGAACCTGGACCGCTTCGATCTTCAGTAA
- a CDS encoding LysR family transcriptional regulator: protein MKLAIDDDITFRKLSIFMAFMEKGNIARTAEALGVSAVSVHRALHSLEEGMRCPLFVHKGRSLVALPAAETLLEYCQEAIGLMVRGIEETRRTAGVGLGRLRVGTLYSLTLETVPRLLMGMKLRRPELELDLTMGSNLVLLNMLEDNGLDAILISVSEAQIDRKLLEVTPLFHDDIYLAAPASEALDTRREADLRDYKDRKFVSLAEGFATYAGFQEAFHVAGFEPDIVTRVNDIFSMLSLVQAGVGFSLVPGRMKKLYENDLQLLKLAEPYQMRQQIALVFARSRERDPNLLALAAECRMYALSLAKS from the coding sequence ATGAAATTAGCCATTGATGACGACATCACGTTTCGCAAGCTTTCCATCTTCATGGCGTTTATGGAGAAGGGAAACATCGCCCGTACCGCCGAGGCGCTGGGCGTAAGCGCCGTCAGCGTGCATCGCGCGCTGCACAGTCTGGAAGAAGGGATGCGCTGTCCGCTGTTTGTCCACAAGGGCAGAAGCCTGGTGGCGCTGCCTGCCGCCGAAACATTGCTGGAGTATTGTCAGGAGGCGATCGGCCTGATGGTGCGCGGCATCGAAGAGACGCGGCGCACGGCGGGCGTGGGGCTTGGGCGGCTGCGGGTCGGCACGCTCTATTCGCTCACGCTGGAAACGGTGCCGCGCCTGCTGATGGGCATGAAGCTGCGCCGCCCGGAACTGGAACTCGATCTGACGATGGGTTCAAATCTGGTGCTGCTGAATATGCTGGAGGACAACGGGCTGGATGCGATCCTGATTTCCGTTTCGGAAGCGCAGATTGACCGCAAGCTGCTGGAAGTGACGCCGCTGTTTCACGACGATATCTACCTGGCGGCGCCGGCGTCAGAAGCGCTCGACACCCGTCGCGAGGCCGATTTGCGCGACTATAAAGACCGCAAATTCGTCTCGCTGGCGGAAGGATTCGCGACCTACGCCGGTTTTCAGGAGGCGTTCCACGTAGCGGGGTTCGAGCCGGATATCGTCACGCGGGTAAACGATATTTTCTCCATGCTGAGCCTGGTGCAGGCGGGCGTGGGCTTCTCGCTGGTGCCGGGGCGCATGAAAAAACTGTATGAAAACGACCTGCAACTGCTGAAGCTGGCGGAGCCTTACCAGATGCGCCAGCAGATAGCGCTGGTCTTCGCCCGCAGCCGCGAGCGCGACCCTAACCTGCTGGCGCTGGCGGCGGAGTGCCGCATGTACGCCTTAAGCCTGGCTAAAAGCTAA
- the mdcH gene encoding malonate decarboxylase subunit epsilon has protein sequence MKILFTFPGQGTQRPGMLQHLPEEETRREAREVLGEALTTLDTPDALRHTRAVQLALLIAGVSSARALMAQGVMPDMVSGLSIGAYPAAVIAGALDFRDALRLVALRGDLMEQAYPEGYGLTAILGLRLEQVEKLAAAHDVYIANLNAETQIVIAGRDEQMAAAGEAALALGATKVNRLAISVPSHCALLNAPAQQLAQAFARVTLQRPQRAYLSGSSARVLWQPERIADDLAFNMARTVRWQEAMIAAREREARLAIEMPPGGVLTCLTRQAGFEGETISLERSGIAVALHLAARVSRD, from the coding sequence ATGAAAATTCTTTTCACTTTCCCCGGACAGGGCACCCAGCGGCCCGGCATGTTGCAGCATCTGCCGGAGGAGGAGACGCGGCGTGAGGCGCGCGAGGTGTTAGGCGAAGCGCTTACGACGCTGGATACGCCAGACGCGCTGCGCCACACCCGTGCCGTTCAGCTCGCGCTGCTGATTGCGGGCGTCTCTTCCGCCCGCGCGCTGATGGCGCAGGGCGTGATGCCGGATATGGTCAGCGGGTTGTCCATCGGCGCGTATCCGGCGGCGGTGATTGCCGGGGCGCTCGATTTTCGCGACGCCCTGCGTCTGGTGGCGCTGCGCGGCGATTTAATGGAGCAGGCTTACCCTGAAGGCTACGGGCTGACGGCGATACTTGGGCTGCGCCTGGAGCAGGTGGAGAAACTGGCGGCGGCGCACGACGTTTACATCGCCAATTTAAACGCCGAGACGCAGATTGTGATCGCCGGGCGCGATGAACAGATGGCGGCGGCAGGCGAGGCGGCGCTCGCGCTCGGCGCCACGAAAGTGAACCGACTGGCGATCAGCGTGCCGTCGCACTGCGCGCTGCTGAATGCGCCCGCGCAACAGCTGGCGCAGGCGTTTGCGCGCGTCACGCTGCAACGCCCGCAGCGCGCCTATCTCAGCGGCAGCAGCGCCCGCGTGCTGTGGCAGCCTGAGCGCATCGCCGACGATCTTGCGTTTAATATGGCGCGCACGGTGCGCTGGCAGGAGGCGATGATCGCCGCCCGCGAACGTGAGGCGAGGCTTGCCATTGAGATGCCGCCCGGCGGCGTGCTGACCTGCCTGACGCGCCAGGCGGGCTTTGAAGGAGAGACGATTTCGCTGGAGCGCAGCGGCATCGCGGTGGCGCTGCATCTGGCCGCGCGCGTGTCGCGTGATTAG
- a CDS encoding malonate decarboxylase holo-ACP synthase, translated as MTYTPRPHDLLWLNRRDALQGIDAPWVSEQWRSHLPVVVRRDVSDSGLIPVGVRGVKREQRAAGWVSAQDIVRVATPESLACLSALLRSPFVSQQPVQAAIQLAQRQWPWAWGITGSTGFALATEMPVLHAASDLDLTIRAPERLEPDAFADWQRLVTQLPCRADTQVETPLGAFSLTEWLRDGRALLKTNQGARLARDPWRREDA; from the coding sequence ATGACCTACACGCCGCGCCCTCACGATCTCCTCTGGCTTAACCGCCGCGACGCCCTTCAGGGCATCGACGCGCCCTGGGTGAGCGAGCAGTGGCGCAGCCATCTGCCGGTGGTGGTGCGGCGTGACGTGAGCGACAGCGGGCTTATTCCCGTCGGCGTGCGCGGCGTGAAGCGCGAGCAGCGCGCCGCAGGCTGGGTGAGCGCGCAGGATATCGTTCGCGTGGCGACGCCCGAATCGCTTGCCTGCCTCAGCGCGCTGTTGCGCTCGCCGTTTGTCTCCCAGCAGCCGGTGCAGGCGGCTATCCAGCTGGCCCAGCGGCAATGGCCGTGGGCGTGGGGCATTACCGGCTCTACCGGCTTTGCGCTCGCGACAGAAATGCCGGTGCTGCACGCGGCAAGCGATCTGGACCTCACGATACGCGCGCCTGAACGCCTGGAGCCTGACGCGTTCGCTGACTGGCAGCGCCTCGTCACACAGCTGCCGTGCCGCGCCGATACCCAGGTCGAAACGCCGCTCGGCGCGTTTTCACTGACCGAGTGGCTGCGCGACGGGCGCGCGCTGTTAAAAACCAACCAGGGCGCGCGGCTCGCGCGCGATCCCTGGCGCAGGGAGGATGCATGA
- a CDS encoding AEC family transporter, translating into MTYVIIHALAPIFVIMLLGFMAGKTKMVDNQNVALLNIFVMDFALPAALFSATVQTPWAGIVAQMPLIVVLVLAMWVTYAAIYFLAVGPFKKSPQDAAVLTLTVALPNYAALGLPILGSVLGEGPSTSLSVAVSIACGSVLMTPFCLLILEREKARASGENSGSTLAMLPVLMWRSVKKPIVWGPLLGVVLSAIGIKMPELVLAAIKPLGLAATAAALFLTGVILSARKLKINSMVITATITKLLIQPFIAWGIVLALGLTGPVAVTAILMIALAAGFFGVVFGNRFGVQSPDAEAVLLLSSVLSILSLPLFISLTQGL; encoded by the coding sequence ATGACTTACGTGATTATTCATGCGCTTGCTCCCATCTTTGTGATCATGCTGCTCGGCTTTATGGCGGGCAAAACAAAGATGGTCGATAACCAAAACGTCGCTTTACTCAATATCTTTGTGATGGATTTCGCGCTCCCGGCCGCGCTGTTCAGCGCTACCGTACAGACGCCGTGGGCGGGCATCGTCGCGCAAATGCCGCTGATTGTGGTGCTGGTGCTGGCGATGTGGGTCACCTACGCCGCCATCTATTTCCTGGCCGTCGGGCCGTTTAAGAAATCGCCGCAGGATGCCGCCGTGCTGACGCTCACCGTGGCGCTGCCGAACTACGCCGCGCTTGGCCTGCCTATTCTCGGCAGCGTACTGGGCGAAGGGCCGTCGACTTCGCTCTCCGTCGCCGTTTCCATCGCCTGCGGTTCGGTGCTGATGACGCCGTTCTGCCTGCTTATTCTGGAGCGTGAAAAAGCGCGCGCCAGCGGCGAAAACAGCGGCTCGACGCTCGCCATGCTGCCGGTGCTGATGTGGCGCTCGGTGAAAAAACCGATTGTCTGGGGGCCGCTGCTTGGGGTGGTGCTCTCTGCCATCGGCATCAAAATGCCGGAGCTGGTGCTGGCCGCTATCAAACCGCTGGGCCTTGCTGCGACCGCCGCCGCGCTGTTCCTGACCGGCGTTATCCTCTCGGCGCGTAAGCTTAAAATCAACTCCATGGTTATCACCGCGACCATCACCAAACTGCTGATCCAGCCGTTTATCGCCTGGGGTATCGTGCTGGCGCTTGGTCTGACCGGCCCGGTGGCGGTCACGGCGATCCTGATGATTGCGCTGGCGGCGGGTTTCTTCGGCGTGGTCTTCGGCAACCGTTTCGGCGTACAGTCGCCGGACGCCGAGGCGGTGCTGCTGCTAAGCTCCGTACTCAGCATTCTCTCGCTGCCGCTGTTTATTTCCCTGACGCAAGGACTCTGA
- the mdcE gene encoding biotin-independent malonate decarboxylase subunit gamma codes for MTNTVSRGALWLEKLAPDAQRLPGLCPSVQVADATFNGEPARFIAVVPDAHNHYPRAARGEVGLLEGWTLAKVVNETLQEDADKSVKRPIIAVIDVPSQAYGRREEAFGIHQALAGAAGAYAKARLAGHPVIGLIVGKAMSGAFLAHGYQANRLIAFNDKGVLVHAMGKESAARITLRTVDALEKLAATIPPMAYDVANYATLGLLSDLLDISNPDAPTDADLAQVNATLQRAIADARQDPSLKTRLGADNRRSSQLVRERLRASW; via the coding sequence ATGACTAATACAGTAAGCCGGGGCGCCTTATGGCTTGAAAAACTCGCGCCCGACGCGCAGCGTCTGCCAGGGCTTTGCCCGTCCGTACAGGTGGCCGACGCGACATTTAACGGCGAGCCTGCGCGCTTTATCGCGGTCGTGCCGGATGCCCATAACCACTACCCACGCGCCGCCCGCGGCGAAGTGGGGCTGCTGGAGGGCTGGACGCTTGCGAAAGTGGTCAACGAAACCCTTCAGGAAGATGCCGATAAAAGCGTGAAGCGCCCGATCATCGCGGTGATTGATGTGCCAAGCCAGGCCTATGGCCGTCGTGAAGAGGCGTTCGGTATCCATCAGGCGCTGGCGGGCGCGGCGGGCGCTTACGCGAAAGCGCGTCTCGCCGGGCACCCGGTTATCGGGCTGATTGTCGGCAAGGCGATGTCCGGGGCGTTCCTCGCCCACGGCTACCAGGCGAACCGCCTTATCGCTTTTAACGACAAAGGCGTGCTGGTGCATGCGATGGGCAAAGAGTCCGCCGCGCGCATTACGCTGCGTACCGTTGACGCGCTGGAGAAACTGGCGGCGACCATCCCGCCGATGGCTTACGACGTCGCCAACTACGCGACGCTTGGGCTGCTCTCCGACCTGCTCGATATCAGCAACCCGGATGCGCCGACCGACGCGGATCTGGCGCAGGTCAACGCCACGCTGCAACGCGCCATCGCGGATGCGCGCCAGGATCCGAGCCTGAAAACCCGCCTCGGCGCAGACAACCGCCGTAGCTCCCAGCTTGTGCGCGAACGCCTGCGCGCCAGCTGGTAA
- a CDS encoding biotin-independent malonate decarboxylase subunit beta codes for MRNDRSFIEFRARDRAKALLDDGSYRELLDPFEQVMSPWLGKQGIVPQADDGMVVAKGTINGQPAVVIAIEGTFQGGSMGEVSGAKMAAALELAAEDNRNGIPTQAVLCLETGGVRLQEANLGLAAIADIHAAIVDLRRYTPVVGIIAGTVGCFGGMSIAAALCSYLIVTREARLGLNGPQVIEQEAGVEEYDSRDRPFIWSMTGGEVRYESGFVDALVGDGVDAVKTAMNEAIARGVPQQHRSDNYAWYLDRLSRFDTAKQADREQIKQLFAREEK; via the coding sequence ATGCGTAACGACCGCAGCTTTATCGAATTCCGGGCGCGGGACCGCGCGAAGGCGCTGCTGGATGACGGCAGCTACCGCGAACTGCTCGATCCGTTTGAACAGGTCATGTCGCCGTGGCTTGGCAAACAGGGCATCGTGCCGCAGGCCGACGACGGCATGGTTGTGGCGAAAGGCACCATCAACGGCCAGCCCGCCGTAGTCATCGCCATCGAAGGCACATTCCAGGGCGGCAGCATGGGCGAAGTCTCCGGCGCGAAAATGGCCGCGGCGCTGGAGCTTGCCGCTGAAGATAACCGCAACGGCATTCCCACCCAGGCGGTGCTGTGCCTTGAGACCGGCGGCGTGCGTCTGCAGGAGGCGAATCTGGGCCTCGCGGCGATTGCCGATATTCACGCGGCAATTGTTGACCTGCGCCGCTACACCCCGGTGGTCGGGATTATCGCCGGCACGGTCGGCTGCTTCGGCGGGATGTCCATCGCCGCCGCGTTATGCAGCTATCTCATCGTCACCCGCGAAGCGCGTTTAGGGCTTAACGGCCCGCAGGTTATCGAACAGGAAGCGGGCGTGGAAGAGTACGACTCCCGCGACCGTCCGTTTATCTGGAGCATGACCGGCGGCGAAGTGCGTTATGAAAGCGGTTTTGTCGACGCGCTGGTGGGCGATGGCGTGGACGCCGTGAAAACCGCCATGAACGAGGCGATTGCCCGGGGCGTACCGCAGCAGCACCGCAGCGATAACTACGCCTGGTATCTCGACCGCCTGAGCCGTTTCGATACCGCGAAACAGGCGGACCGCGAACAGATCAAACAGCTCTTTGCCCGGGAGGAAAAATAA
- the mdcC gene encoding malonate decarboxylase acyl carrier protein has translation MEQITLSFPASRTLSGRALAGVVGSGDMEVLFTADQQQALNVTITTSVDNSTARWNALFDRLNMQNGLPSGTLIIHDFGATPGVARIRIEQVFEEVSHA, from the coding sequence ATGGAACAGATTACATTGTCATTTCCCGCGAGCCGCACGCTGAGCGGCAGAGCGCTGGCGGGAGTGGTCGGGTCCGGTGATATGGAAGTGCTGTTCACCGCCGACCAGCAGCAGGCGCTCAACGTCACCATCACCACATCCGTGGACAACAGCACGGCGCGCTGGAACGCGCTGTTTGACCGCCTCAACATGCAAAACGGCCTGCCGTCCGGCACGCTGATTATCCACGACTTCGGCGCGACGCCCGGCGTGGCGCGCATCCGCATCGAACAGGTTTTTGAGGAGGTCAGCCATGCGTAA
- a CDS encoding triphosphoribosyl-dephospho-CoA synthase: MNRQPLTHAEGTAETLARIATACLIDEARLTPKPGLVDCRGSGAHHDLTLALMERSAQSLTPTFHALAQQSWQRPADIALRETVGRLGREGEARMMAATCGVNTHRGAIWALGLLVSATAMCGAAASADAIASTAARLASLPDAAAPKGFSKGLRATRRYQVPGAREEAQQGFPHVTALALPQLHESRRRGANEAEARLDALMAIMTSLSDTCVLNRAGLTGQFTMQRGARAVLAAGGTATIEGRRELAKLDSEMLALNASPGGAADLLAATLYLDRVGASSRITD; encoded by the coding sequence ATGAACCGACAGCCACTGACTCACGCCGAAGGCACCGCAGAGACGCTGGCGCGCATCGCCACCGCCTGCCTGATTGATGAAGCGAGACTCACCCCGAAGCCGGGTCTGGTGGACTGTCGGGGCAGCGGCGCGCATCACGATCTAACGCTCGCGCTGATGGAGCGCTCGGCTCAGAGCCTGACGCCAACCTTTCACGCGCTGGCCCAGCAGAGCTGGCAGCGTCCGGCGGATATCGCGCTGCGTGAAACGGTCGGCCGCCTGGGCCGCGAAGGCGAGGCGCGAATGATGGCGGCGACCTGCGGCGTCAACACGCACCGGGGCGCTATCTGGGCGCTGGGCCTGCTGGTAAGCGCCACCGCGATGTGCGGGGCAGCGGCTTCAGCCGACGCCATCGCCTCCACCGCCGCCCGGCTGGCGAGCCTGCCGGACGCGGCCGCGCCCAAGGGCTTTAGCAAGGGGCTTCGCGCCACGCGCCGCTATCAGGTGCCGGGCGCGCGCGAAGAGGCGCAGCAGGGCTTTCCGCACGTCACCGCGCTGGCGCTGCCGCAGCTTCATGAAAGCCGCCGTCGCGGCGCGAACGAGGCCGAAGCCCGGCTGGACGCGTTAATGGCGATCATGACCTCGCTCAGCGATACCTGCGTGCTCAACCGCGCGGGCCTGACCGGGCAGTTCACCATGCAGCGCGGCGCGCGCGCCGTGCTGGCGGCGGGCGGCACGGCGACCATCGAGGGGCGTCGCGAACTGGCAAAGCTCGACAGCGAGATGCTGGCGCTTAACGCCTCGCCGGGCGGGGCCGCCGACTTGCTGGCCGCCACGCTCTATCTCGACCGCGTGGGCGCGTCATCCCGAATAACTGATTAA